Proteins encoded within one genomic window of Drosophila willistoni isolate 14030-0811.24 chromosome XL unlocalized genomic scaffold, UCI_dwil_1.1 Seg141, whole genome shotgun sequence:
- the LOC6641175 gene encoding uncharacterized protein LOC6641175 produces the protein MSWPNAGVMTLKEGGGSGAPLAGGLAPDLKPWQRIDWPGCVQARLYNDWGQYYARRLLYKKALECYGRARAVCQEEGARPTGISCVAPRPNMPLEMRHCYNPEEKTCRYRYVTLLKQAQCERSLAMPKQAWLTAVRAQEITHEQPEVYEDIILEQCDALYDDNRFEDNLCTLYSEANRFNSINNKQRLENRLTKTLTVFNHTVGDTLNWFFKRNFAMIQDIDRRRKTLAAFVPRPLWKDMKEQNKCDVQSVIDKPTVYLTPLEKARRRVCRNIFNYQYLGRSAKDVALLRELQDNSNFLNPHLRETTPFLRQFSAEQYKTVRKFLRMMHARNPLYNRNQLKGHGSQACERTLNRHLYRLEYQTRRDCFRILREVRQRRRERNIEQMTNYVEHIMSTYIDLKTHRILPWKFEFVNEIYNILALAHIDRCAVPTNVDFLNPKNRGLLYQLPAERIKDKTINFCGRNLYKDVQKDEARHNRINQKLDSLEDRLRHSRYSIERCYVLFEMARNHFIESRFDKCLTMARKAVYEARNCKSLIWRFNTIFLVCQVHATLNRFERLKESLTKASQLAEELKSPKLVAYLSICITVNDHDLGLRRMRYAEQNVRNKNHRNNEDSIHSLGSHSSHHKVLRITGNWSKSKDRDADSGSTSGILVSF, from the exons ATGTCGTGGCCAAATGCTGGAGTGATGACTCTAAAAGAGGGTGGTGGCAGTGGTGCACCGTTGGCCGGTGGTTTGGCACCCGATTTAAAGCCTTGGCAACGCATCGATTGGCCGGGCTGTGTCCAGGCTCGTCTCTACAATGACTGGGGACAGTATTATGCCCGTCGATTGCTCTATAAGAAGGCTCTGGAGTGCTATGGTCGAGCTCGTGCCGTTTGCCAAGAGGAAGGCGCACGACCCACAGGGATTTCATGTGTAGCACCGAGACCCAATATGCCATTAGAAATGCGTCATTGTTATAATCCTGAGGAGAAAACCTGTAGATATCGATATGTGACGCTTTTGAAGCAGGCTCAATGCGAACGATCGTTGGCTATGCCTAAACAGGCCTGGTTAACTGCTGTACGTGCTCAGGAAATAACTCACGAACAACCGGAAGTATATGAAGATATTATACTCGAACAATGCGATGCTCTTTACGATGACAATCGATTTGAGGATAATTTGTGTACACTCTATTCGGAGGCAAATCGTTTCAATTCGATAAACAATAAACAGCGTCTTGAAAATCGTCTGACTAAA ACTCTAACCGTTTTTAATCACACTGTTGGCGATACCCTAAATTGGTTCTTTAAACGGAATTTCGCTATGATTCAGGATATCGATCGTCGCCGCAAGACATTAGCTGCCTTTGTGCCACGCCCCCTGTGGAAAGATATGAAAGAGCAAAATAAATGCGATGTCCAAAGTGTTATCGATAAGCCAACAGTTTATCTAACACCATTGGAAAAAGCCCGTCGTCGTGTCTGTCGGAATATCTTTAACTATCAATATCTAGGACGTAGTGCCAAGGATGTGGCCTTATTGAGAGAATTGCAAGACAATTCCAATTTTCTTAATCCCCATCTACGGGAAACGACTCCTTTCCTGCGACAATTCAGTGCCGAACAATACAAAACAGTGCGTAAATTTTTG aGAATGATGCATGCCCGCAATCCTTTGTATAATCGTAATCAATTAAAAGGCCACGGTTCGCAGGCCTGCGAAAGGACACTCAATAGGCATTTATATCGTCTGGAATATCAAACAAGACGCGATTGTTTCCGCATCTTACGCGAAGTCCGTCAACGTCGCCGCGAACGAAATATCGAACAGATGACAAACTATGTGGAACATATAATGTCAACATATATCGATTTGAAGACCCATCGCATATTACCCTGGAAATTTGAGTTTGTCAATGAGATATACAATATATTGGCGTTGGCCCATATCGATCGTTGTGCCGTGCCGACAAATGTTGATTTTCTGAATCCAAAAAATCGTGGTCTACTCTATCAATTGCCAGCTGAACGTATTAAAGATAAGACCATCAATTTTTGTGGTcgaaatttatataaagatGTACAAAAGGATGAAGCGCGTCACAATCGTATCAA TCAGAAATTGGATAGTCTGGAGGATCGATTGCGTCACTCTCGTTATTCCATCGAAAGGTgttatgttttatttgaaATGGCTAGAAATCATTTTATCGAATCACGTTTCGACAAATGTCTGACTATGGCACGCAAAGCAGTCTATG AGGCTCGCAATTGCAAGAGTTTAATTTGGCGTTTTAATACCATTTTTCTGGTGTGTCAAGTTCATGCCACACTCAATCGTTTTGAACGTTTGAAAGAATCATTGACCAAGGCCAGTCAATTGGCCGAAGAATTGAAATCACCCAAATTGGTGGCCTATCTATCCATTTGCATAACAGTTAATGATCACGATTTGGGCTTGAGGCGTATGCGCTATGCTGAGCAAAATGTGCGTAACAAAAATCATAGGAATAACGAGGATTCAATTCACTCATTGGGCAGTCACTCGAGCCATCATAAAGTACTCCGAATAACAGGCAATTGGTCTAAATCAAAGGACAGAGATGCGGACAGTGGCAGTACTTCGGGTATTCTAGTTAGTTTTTAA
- the LOC6641176 gene encoding myb-like protein X codes for MFSSIEAGASASFLAHLIAIITCLISLTTARSYSNGLIFYELASHTPYLPPTVSVSRGRNLASVKYSEKGSIWSTFGQPCECRGPVCGCCAGLKVDQYKFDQKVCANVTFVPQVEEAQLEVYLNERPSSKYGISVRNPIPFCIPVMMGVPMAMCVQMTDVAIMNNQLNMCMDFVVRLATTDLFEMHFQCMRMGLDGLQYVDKNGKPVLPTTQNKDDGNGDDDDDNENDNDNDNDDVNDNDNDNDGVEETKQKEEEEQQQQQQQQQEEEEQREPSPIESEMLMANDQLNMEKQTEEQEQEEEEMMVMEEEETPDHAGESDLKPNEVIETITMMHNYTVHGEKVNEEKMPEEEIQKSDEEMEEQEEEDEEKTQETTTIPELANVSENEINIDDDDDDDDADKKDTKIEDEAKKEQVIETETKSETGAEPEEESQTEMTTEMTQDHEENEEEEEEEAAEDEEEGEDIDEATENEDEDDNNNNNDDHDAEGDDDEGEVEGNDDDDEDDDGDDAGADADEEDNDDNSKPKEAKENQSANGNESSSNSRQAVDDLANEVFNQSKRRRLRL; via the exons atgtTTTCCTCAATTGAGGCTGGAGCCAGTGCCAGTTTTTTGGCACATCTAATTGCAATCATCACATGTCTTATCTCATTGACAACGGCTCGAAGCTATAGCAATGGTTTGATATTCTATGAACTGGCCAGCCACACACCATACTTGCCGCCCACAGTGAGTGTGTCTCGTGGTCGGAATTTGGCCAGTGTCAAGTATTCGGAAAAGGGTTCGATTTGGTCAACATTTGGTCAGCCATGCGAGTGTCGTGGTCCGGTATGCGGTTGCTGTGCCGGCCTAAAGGTCGATCAATATAAATTCGATCAGAAAG TTTGTGCTAATGTCACGTTTGTGCCACAAGTGGAGGAGGCCCAACTGGAAGTGTATCTAAATGAGCGCCCCTCATCAAAATATGGGATATCGGTGCGGAATCCCATACCATTTTGCATACCTGTCATGATGGGTGTCCCGATGGCAATGTGTGTCCAAATGACTGATGTGGCCATCATGAATAATCAATTGAATATGTGTATGGATTTTGTGGTCAGATTGGCGACCACCGATCTATTTGAGATGCATTTCCAATGCATGCGAATGGGCCTGGATGGTTTACAGTATGTGGATAAAAATGGTAAGCCAGTATTGCCCACAACCCAAAATAAAGATGATGGtaatggtgatgatgatgatgacaatgaGAATGataacgacaacgacaacgatgaCGTTAACGATAATGATAACGATAATGATGGGGTTGAAGAGACAAAacagaaggaggaggaggagcagcagcagcaacagcagcagcagcaggaggaggaggagcaacGTGAACCATCGCCAATTGAAAGTGAAATGCTAATGGCAAACGATCAATTGAATATGGAGAAGCAAACagaggagcaggagcaggaggaggaggagatgATGGTGATGGAAGAGGAGGAGACACCTGACCATGCTGGCGAGAGCGACCTGAAGCCAAACGAAGTAATTGAAACAATTACAATGATGCACAATTACACGGTACATGGAGAAAAGGTGAATGAAGAGAAGATGCCAGAGGAGGAGATACAAAAGTCAGATGAAGAAATGGAagagcaggaggaggaggacgaGGAGAAGACGCAAGAGACTACCACAATACCTGAATTGGCAAATGTGAgcgaaaatgaaataaatatagatgatgatgatgatgatgatgatgcagaCAAGAAAGACACAAAAATCGAAGATGAAGCAAAGAAAGAGCAGGTTATAGAAACTGAAACTAAAAGTGAGACGGGAGCAGAGCCTGAAGAAGAGTCCCAAACTGAAATGACTACCGAAATGACACAAGATCATGAGGAAAACgaagaagaggaagaagaagaggcaGCAGAAGATGAAGAGGAGGGAGAAGATATTGACGAAGCTACTGAAAATGAAGATGAGgacgataacaacaacaacaacgacgatcACGATGCTGaaggtgatgatgatgaaggtGAAGTTGAAGgtaatgatgatgacgacgaagATGATGATGGGGATGATGCTggtgctgatgctgatgaagAGGACAACGACGATAATAGCAAGCCAAAGGAGGCAAAAGAAAATCAGTCAGCTAATGGCAATGAAAGCTCCTCAAACAGTCGCCAAGCTGTTGATGACCTTGCTAATGAGGTCTTTAACCAATCGAAACGACGACGATTACGATTAtaa